A window of Alkalicoccobacillus plakortidis contains these coding sequences:
- a CDS encoding copper amine oxidase — MNKSNSHMKKAAVAIPLSVSLVMAPTISAFAHDHASSESNPKMETMASVSTPASDLRATLDQYLSEHAFLAAFTMQKGIDGAEDFEASAEALNGNTEDLTAAIASVYGDEAGEAFDKMWNDHIGYFVDYVNATAEGDEAGKEEAISQLDNYRADFSEFLEGATDGRLDANELAEGLQEHVHQLIWAFDSYVDEDYDAAYDNLREATHHMYGVGKGLSGAITDQFPEDFDETTPDTPAADLRADLNHLFSEHAGLAAFVMQKGIDGADDFDQAAAALDENTNELSAAIASVYGDEAGDAFKDMWNDHIGYFVDYVTATAEEDEAGREEAIANLDNYRADFSQFLDDATDGRLDATELADGLQMHVNQLVEAFDSYNAGEFETAYDQLREAYGHMFGVGEGVSGAVVDQFPENFEAMPSDMPKTGFGGSENPGFSIQMFSLLAAFLLAGSGLYVLRRKQNA, encoded by the coding sequence ATGAATAAATCAAATTCACATATGAAAAAGGCAGCTGTAGCGATTCCACTTTCTGTTTCTCTCGTAATGGCTCCTACGATTTCAGCTTTTGCTCATGACCATGCAAGTTCGGAAAGTAATCCTAAGATGGAAACGATGGCAAGTGTATCAACACCTGCATCAGATCTCAGAGCCACATTAGATCAATACTTATCGGAGCATGCTTTTCTAGCAGCGTTTACGATGCAAAAAGGGATTGACGGTGCTGAAGATTTTGAGGCATCGGCTGAAGCACTTAATGGAAACACAGAAGATTTAACTGCAGCGATTGCGTCAGTTTATGGCGATGAAGCAGGAGAAGCGTTTGATAAGATGTGGAATGACCACATTGGTTATTTCGTTGATTATGTAAATGCAACGGCTGAAGGCGATGAAGCCGGTAAAGAGGAAGCTATAAGTCAATTAGATAATTATCGCGCTGACTTTTCTGAATTTCTTGAAGGGGCAACGGATGGCCGTCTTGATGCTAATGAACTCGCTGAAGGTCTTCAAGAACACGTTCACCAATTAATCTGGGCTTTTGACAGCTATGTAGATGAAGATTATGATGCGGCATATGACAACCTACGTGAAGCAACACACCATATGTACGGAGTAGGTAAAGGTCTTTCTGGAGCAATCACAGATCAGTTCCCTGAGGACTTTGATGAAACTACACCGGATACTCCTGCAGCAGATCTTCGTGCTGATTTAAACCACTTGTTCTCTGAACACGCAGGTCTAGCGGCATTTGTTATGCAAAAAGGAATTGATGGTGCTGATGACTTTGATCAAGCAGCAGCAGCGCTAGATGAGAATACAAATGAATTATCAGCAGCAATCGCTTCTGTTTATGGCGATGAAGCTGGGGACGCATTTAAAGATATGTGGAATGACCACATTGGCTACTTTGTTGATTATGTAACAGCCACTGCTGAAGAAGATGAAGCAGGACGTGAAGAAGCAATTGCCAACCTAGATAACTATCGTGCTGATTTTTCTCAGTTCTTAGATGATGCAACAGATGGTCGTCTAGATGCTACTGAACTTGCTGACGGACTTCAAATGCACGTTAATCAGTTAGTAGAAGCATTTGATAGTTATAATGCTGGTGAATTTGAAACAGCATACGACCAGCTTCGTGAAGCATATGGTCATATGTTCGGTGTAGGTGAAGGAGTTTCTGGAGCAGTTGTTGACCAATTCCCAGAGAACTTTGAAGCAATGCCTTCAGATATGCCGAAAACTGGTTTTGGTGGATCTGAAAATCCTGGATTCTCTATTCAAATGTTCAGCTTATTAGCAGCATTCCTACTTGCAGGATCTGGACTATATGTTCTACGCCGCAAGCAGAACGCATAA
- a CDS encoding SDR family oxidoreductase: MSSQKDIQSKQEQMKQKPAETQSVQPGIESEMTPEPLYDDPTYTGSAKLKGKTALITGGDSGIGRAVAILFAKEGANVSIVYLNEHEDAEKTKQLVEAKGVSCMLLSGDVGDETFCQDAVQKTVKAYGTLDILVNNAAEQHYQEKIEDISSSQLHRTFQTNIYSYFYFIQAAMPHLKQGSSIINSASIVAYKGNPVLMDYAATKGAIVALTRSLATNLVEKGIRVNGVAPGPIWTPLIPASFPAADVAQFGDQSPMKRAGQPAELAPAYVYLASDDSSYVSGQMMHVNGGSVVNG, encoded by the coding sequence ATGTCGAGTCAAAAAGATATTCAAAGCAAGCAGGAACAAATGAAGCAAAAACCTGCCGAAACGCAATCTGTTCAACCTGGTATAGAAAGTGAGATGACTCCTGAACCCTTATATGACGATCCAACTTACACAGGAAGTGCAAAGCTTAAAGGAAAAACCGCTTTGATTACGGGTGGAGATAGTGGAATTGGACGGGCTGTTGCCATTCTATTTGCTAAAGAAGGTGCAAATGTAAGTATTGTTTATTTAAATGAACATGAGGATGCTGAAAAAACAAAGCAACTTGTTGAAGCAAAAGGTGTCTCTTGTATGCTTCTGAGTGGTGATGTTGGCGATGAAACGTTTTGCCAAGACGCAGTACAAAAAACCGTCAAAGCTTATGGGACGTTGGATATTCTAGTGAATAATGCAGCCGAGCAACATTACCAAGAAAAAATTGAAGATATCTCCTCTTCCCAGCTCCACCGAACCTTTCAAACGAATATCTACTCTTATTTTTATTTTATTCAGGCTGCGATGCCCCATCTTAAACAAGGCAGTTCCATTATTAATTCTGCATCTATTGTTGCGTACAAAGGGAATCCAGTATTAATGGATTATGCGGCAACAAAAGGTGCGATTGTTGCTCTAACGAGATCACTTGCTACAAACCTTGTTGAAAAAGGCATTCGTGTAAATGGTGTTGCTCCTGGTCCAATCTGGACTCCACTTATTCCCGCGTCATTCCCTGCTGCAGACGTCGCTCAATTCGGAGATCAATCTCCGATGAAACGAGCAGGACAGCCTGCAGAGCTTGCTCCGGCTTATGTCTATCTAGCTTCTGATGACTCTTCCTATGTCTCAGGTCAAATGATGCATGTTAATGGTGGAAGTGTTGTAAACGGATAA